In the Leishmania panamensis strain MHOM/PA/94/PSC-1 chromosome 30 sequence genome, one interval contains:
- a CDS encoding nuclear cap binding protein, putative (TriTrypDB/GeneDB-style sysID: LpmP.30.0560), giving the protein MSSDLVDKVPRMQYVDRHELLRSLLTAEEFQERRQEQLNYSTTVYVGNLSFYTTEEQLYSHFSPCGHIRDIVMGLNEATRCPCGFCFVVFESQAAAVLAVQGLDGSLLDDRVVSVSWDVGCDGSRRWGRGAHGGQVVDGIRQNLDEGRGGLGALRRDALGVTASTAEEELVSYEWVAAPPKRRGATTK; this is encoded by the coding sequence ATGTCGAGCGATTTGGTGGACAAAGTCCCCCGAATGCAGTATGTGGATCGCCACGAGTTGCTTCGGTCTCTCCTGACGGCGGAGGAGTTCCAGGAGCGGAGACAGGAGCAGCTCAACTACAGCACTACCGTGTACGTGGGCAACTTGTCCTTCTACAcgacggaggagcagctgtACAGTCACTTCAGTCCTTGCGGACACATCCGTGATATCGTAATGGGTCTCAACGAGGCAACGCGGTGCCCATGCGGGTTCTGCTTTGTTGTGTTCGAGTCACAGGCGGCCgcagtgctggcggtgcaggGACTCGACGGGTCGCTGCTGGACGACCGCGTTGTGTCCGTTAGCTGGGATGTAGGCTGTGACGGGAGTCGCCGCTGGGGCCGCGGCGCTCACGGCGGCCAAGTGGTGGACGGCATTCGCCAAAATCTCGACGAGGGTCGTGGCGGCCTGGGTGCCCTACGGCGCGACGCGCTGGGCGTGACTGCCTCGACTGCGGAGGAAGAGCTGGTTTCCTACGAGTGGGTGGCAGCCCCGCCGAAGCGCCGAGGAGCCACCACAAAGTAG
- a CDS encoding hypothetical protein (TriTrypDB/GeneDB-style sysID: LpmP.30.0570), whose product MSSGYVAVTVIFFVLAFGVCLLVYRYYTKESIKRMPIACAVWHVIALYVCMLPFPLLVVDVDASLAAQNDPSQKQNWMRPIWITIFAVTYFCAWVSLPLAQMYTEVGEFTVKGRLLHSIKMNLILYAVIIAIILVALCYFVIITDSYRSVSNVMKVVISLANAWGLLILTLFMPAGLVGVPRMLWRYADAKRLLCSQLYEATDIQENLDFAAMDLAAIKAELISIDPQVSEEDRPHLAFMLELISAADREIPMYHMAALRVKAVPSADRNDVSLLHLETLNQRLKKAIKIVNRANYRWNSTVRKCGSLDQIVRGVKGTNNPLKRMWFPIRQYVYYTCCFVCSVLTIFILWSELTMPLRDWAGKPLGVIELMMKSSIHFIGSVVLLFYMAYCAYWAAFQFKVHDVYVIYPSIADNASLCFNETFLVRLLMPLCFNFLLISGLSSTANETRVDVAYGHVYRSNMDIGLLFGSYVNKLLPLMIPFLAATVFFQLTQQMLSIVGIEVHNPNDVENPAVRQRIIDGRKLVEAELGYQLTSPFLPGEGVDEVKSPSVPPRAARPDRDGAAESDAKRGQRYREYLQKKRGGTAGGADGGSEMMNFGSAGSAREEEP is encoded by the coding sequence ATGTCGAGCGGGTACGTTGCTGTGACGGTCATCTTCTTCGTGCTGGCCTTCGGGGTTTGCCTGCTCGTCTACCGTTACTACACAAAGGAGTCCATTAAGCGGATGCCAATTGCCTGCGCTGTGTGGCACGTGATCGCGCTGTACGTGTGCATGCTACCCTTCCCCCTGCTGGTTGTGGATGTCGATGCCTCGTTGGCAGCTCAGAACGACCCCAGCCAGAAGCAGAACTGGATGCGGCCCATCTGGATCACTATCTTCGCTGTGACATACTTCTGCGCGTGGGTGTCTCTGCCGTTGGCGCAGATGTACACGGAGGTAGGCGAGTTCACTGTGAAGGGCCGGCTTCTGCACTCCATCAAGATGAACCTTATTCTATACGCCGTCATCATTGCCATTATACTCGTGGCGCTGTGCTACTTTGTTATCATAACGGACTCCTACAGATCCGTCTCGAATGTCATGAAGGTCGTCATCTCGCTCGCCAACGCGTGGGGCCTGCTGATCTTGACGCTGTTCATGCCGGCTGGCCTGGTCGGGGTGCCGCGTATGCTGTGGCGCTACGCCGACGcgaagcggctgctgtgcagccAGCTGTACGAGGCCACCGACATTCAGGAGAACCTCGACTTTGCTGCGATGGACTTGGCAGCCATAAAGGCAGAACTCATCAGCATTGACCCCCAAGTCTCGGAGGAGGACCGCCCTCACCTCGCCTTTATGTTGGAGCTCATCTCTGCCGCCGACCGGGAGATTCCCATGTACCACATGGCTGCCCTGCGCGTCAAGGCAGTGCCGTCAGCGGACCGCAACGATGTCTCGCTCCTTCACCTCGAGACACTGAATCAACGGCTCAAGAAGGCGATAAAGATTGTGAACCGTGCCAACTACCGCTGGAACTCGACAGTGCGCAAGTGCGGCTCGCTGGATCAGATTGTGCGTGGAGTCAAAGGCACCAACAACCCCCTGAAGAGGATGTGGTTCCCAATTCGGCAGTACGTCTACTACACCTGTTGTTTTGTCTGCTCGGTGCTGACAATTTTCATCCTGTGGAGCGAACTGacgatgccgctgcgggACTGGGCCGGCAAGCCGCTTGGTGTGATCGAACTCATGATGAAGAGCTCGATTCACTTCATCGGGTCTGTCGTTCTGCTCTTCTACATGGCCTACTGCGCCTACTGGGCCGCCTTTCAGTTTAAGGTCCATGACGTCTATGTGATCTACCCCAGCATTGCTGATAACGCATCGCTCTGCTTCAACGAGACCTTCCTGGTGCGCctgctgatgccgctgtGCTTCAACTTTCTGCTTATCTCCGGCCTCTCGTCCACTGCGAATGAGACGCGCGTGGACGTGGCCTACGGTCACGTTTACCGCAGCAACATGGACATTGGGCTCTTGTTTGGCTCCTACGTGAAcaagctgctgccgctcatgattcccttcctcgccgccaccgttTTCTTCCAACTTACTCAGCAGATGTTGTCCATAGTTGGGATCGAGGTGCATAACCCGAATGACGTAGAGAATCCGGCGGTTCGGCAGCGCATCATCGATGGGAGGAAGCTGGTTGAGGCAGAGCTTGGGTACCAGCTGACCTCGCCATTTCTTCCAGGCGAAGGCGTTGACGAGGTGAAGTCACCAAGTGTGCCACCGAGGGCTGCAAGACCGGAtcgcgacggcgctgctgagtcgGATGCGAAGCGTGGCCAACGCTATCGTGAATACCTCCAGAAGAAAcgcggtggcaccgccggcggtgctgatggtggGTCAGAGATGATGAATTTCGGTAGTGCCGGGTCTGCTAGAGAAGAGGAGCCCTAA
- a CDS encoding hypothetical protein (TriTrypDB/GeneDB-style sysID: LpmP.30.0580) — MPSNKDIYTFQYGELKKGQIYALAMARVTDNFVHSSFHDSPNYERLLLSIFEHISKDPSMDDKMLQALENALMARQNAVLKEARESDKDRKKFIFEKRPTGGDPNEGSDSDPEEVTEELGARKAAQEAEEKRKEQEWTKAQERYAALQQQKLDNEERLRAQARQVDIDAFERQLKSRGAVLVDSGLPVKKRAGKGGAKAGQLSAEEVAKMKEEVVLVMKEKERLDTVLHTSDEELPAALEEAKKSLAEYQKKAAAAIGELAAPTKEMSKGEVTQLHQKLTKQTMDKNRRALQLKAMEPNPLRDELVSVLEQRDVLAVKVESAEHA; from the coding sequence ATGCCGAGCAACAAGGACATCTACACGTTTCAGTATGGCGAGCTGAAGAAGGGCCAGATATACGCGCTGGCTATGGCAAGAGTGACAGACAACTTCGTGCACTCCAGCTTCCACGACTCCCCCAACTACGAGAGACTGCTCCTCTCCATCTTCGAGCACATCTCCAAGGATCCATCGATGGACGACAAGATGCTACAAGCCCTTGAGAACGCGTTAATGGCGAGGCAAAACGCCGTCCTCAAGGAGGCACGCGAGAGTGACAAGGATCGCAAGAAGTTTATCTTCGAGAAGCGCCCCACTGGGGGCGATCCCAACGAGGGCAGCGATAGCGACCCTGAGGAGGTGACCGAGGAGCTGGGAGCCCgaaaggcggcgcaggaggcggaggagaagcgcaaggaGCAGGAGTGGACCAAGGCACAGGAGCGCTACGctgcgctccagcagcagaagctggATAACGAGGAACGCCTGCGTGCTCAGGCCCGACAGGTCGACATCGATGCCTTCGAGCGCCAGCTCAAGAGCCGTGGTGCCGTGCTTGTCGACTCTGGCCTGCCTGTAAAGAAGAGGGCTGGTAAGGGCGGTGCCAAGGCGGGTCAGCTGTCAGCCGAAGAGGTAGCAaagatgaaggaggaggtggtgctggtcatgaaggaaaaggaacgCCTTGATACGGTGCTGCACACCAGCGATGAGGAGCTGCCGGCTGCTctcgaggaggcgaagaagtcgTTGGCTGAGTACCAGAagaaggctgctgctgcgattgGTGAGTTGGCAGCGCCGACGAAGGAGATGAGCAAGGGTGaggtgacgcagctgcatcaGAAGCTAACAAAGCAGACCATGGACAAGAACCGCCGGGCACTGCAGCTCAAGGCAATGGAGCCCAACCCACTGCGCGACGAGCTCGTCTCGGTGCTCGAGCAGCGTGATGTACTCGCTGTGAAGGTAGAGAGTGCAGAACACGCATGA